From the genome of Sander lucioperca isolate FBNREF2018 chromosome 1, SLUC_FBN_1.2, whole genome shotgun sequence, one region includes:
- the LOC116036466 gene encoding cytosolic sulfotransferase 3-like, with protein MDVIPRPELFDFHGVCMTHYYTDNWEKVQNFQARPDDIVINSYPKAGNTWLSYIIDLLCHDQTSIPLYKRVPNLEIAIPSLQLGLDPPQVMLRGTEMADNLSTFPRLIRTHLPVQFLPKSFWEQNCKVTNAFKVQFNAKDSVVSYFHFDHMTKIQPEPGDWSSYLQRFMEGKMAFGSWYDHVNGWWDKKQSYPKLHYMFYEDLIEDTGREIDKLCCFLGLSPSAEAKERITGSVQFDVMKKNNMVNLSTVPLMDFKKSSFIRKGKVGDWRNHFTVAQDEKFDADYKQKMKNSTLKFCTEV; from the exons GTCTGCATGACTCACTATTACACAGACAACTGGGAAAAGGTTCAAAACTTCCAGGCCAGGCCAGATGATATAGTTATTAATTCCTACCCTAAAGCAG GAAACACCTGGCTCTCCTACATCATTGACCTGCTGTGTCATGATCAGACATCCATCCCTTTGTATAAAAGGGTGCCAAACTTGGAGATCGCCATCCCTTCTCTGCAGCTAG GATTGGATCCTCCTCAAGTCATGCTCAGAGGAACAGAAATGGCGGATAACCTCTCCACCTTTCCTCGACTCATTAGGACTCATCTTCCAGTCCAGTTTCTGCCAAAGTCCTTTTGGGAGCAAAACTGCAAGGTCACAAATGCCTTTAAAGTACA GTTCAATGCAAAGGATAGCGTGGTGTCTTATTTCCATTTCGACCACATGACCAAAATCCAACCAGAGCCTGGAGACTGGAGCAGCTACCTCCAGAGATTCATGGAGGGGAAGA TGGCGTTTGGATCCTGGTACGACCATGTGAACGGCTGGTGGGATAAGAAACAGagttatccaaaactccattacATGTTCTACGAAGATCTGATTGAG GATACTGGGCGGGAAATAGACAAACTCTGCTGCTTTCTTGGTTTGTCTCCTTCAGCTGAAGCAAAGGAAAGAATTACAGGCAGCGTGCAGTTTGATGTTATGAAAAAGAACAACATGGTCAACCTTTCAACAGTTCCATTGATGGATTTCAAAAAGTCTTCCTTCATAAGGAAAG GGAAGGTTGGTGACTGGAGGAACCATTTCACCGTGGCGCAGGATGAAAAGTTTGATGCGGACTACAAGCAGAAAATGAAGAATTCTACACTGAAGTTTTGTACTGAAGTATAG